The following coding sequences lie in one Vibrio aerogenes genomic window:
- a CDS encoding putative quinol monooxygenase: MSQFCLIAEIQAHQGKAEAIEAQLKILVEASRKEEGCVAYELYRDETKADLFIMREIWASEQVLEQHQQTAHFQNFVAVAEKENLMASLVARPLTLVV, encoded by the coding sequence ATGTCTCAATTCTGTTTAATTGCTGAAATTCAGGCACATCAAGGTAAAGCCGAAGCCATTGAAGCCCAGCTGAAAATACTTGTTGAAGCATCAAGAAAAGAAGAAGGATGTGTCGCTTACGAATTATACCGGGATGAAACGAAAGCGGATTTGTTCATTATGCGGGAAATTTGGGCATCGGAGCAGGTACTGGAGCAACATCAGCAAACCGCACACTTCCAAAACTTTGTCGCTGTTGCTGAAAAAGAAAATTTAATGGCCTCTCTGGTTGCCAGACCATTAACGCTGGTCGTCTGA
- a CDS encoding DMT family transporter, with product MNASRGFIYGLFFSCTTALFWGMLAIALKLTADFTDPVTLTWFRFMVAGVIVLLLQQRKNKLIQFQGLSKKEWLRLALAATFLIINYTCYAWSLVYLTPEASQLCMQVSPLFLSLGGLIVFKEYISRMQWFCFACLFAGLVIFFHPVVEGGAEQETATLITGMLIILVSSLSWCCYALVQKSLFSRLDSSNILLFIYLFAMVVMLPFTSPAGLTRLSAEDMMIVLFCCLNTIIAYGAFAQALRYWETVQVSSVIAMTPVVTFLMIGLCVFMNWWPDVIHAASADWLSLAGMAMVVLSAISIQVLSKVNAKRKAIAQETDNMAGASAA from the coding sequence GTGAATGCATCTCGCGGATTTATTTATGGTTTATTTTTCAGTTGTACCACTGCGTTATTTTGGGGAATGTTGGCGATTGCATTAAAACTGACGGCTGATTTTACTGACCCGGTGACGTTAACCTGGTTTCGTTTTATGGTCGCAGGTGTCATTGTGCTTCTGTTGCAACAGCGTAAGAACAAGCTGATTCAGTTTCAGGGGTTATCAAAAAAAGAGTGGCTGAGGCTGGCGCTGGCTGCAACTTTCTTGATTATCAACTACACCTGTTATGCCTGGAGCCTGGTATACCTGACCCCCGAAGCCAGCCAGTTATGCATGCAGGTTTCTCCGCTGTTTTTATCTTTGGGCGGGCTGATTGTCTTTAAAGAATATATTTCCCGGATGCAGTGGTTTTGTTTCGCCTGTCTGTTTGCCGGACTGGTGATCTTTTTCCATCCGGTGGTTGAAGGGGGCGCTGAGCAGGAAACAGCCACATTAATCACAGGCATGCTGATCATTCTGGTTTCTTCACTGTCGTGGTGCTGTTATGCGTTAGTCCAGAAGTCTTTATTCAGCCGGCTGGACTCATCCAATATCCTGTTGTTTATCTATCTGTTTGCGATGGTTGTCATGTTACCTTTTACTTCACCGGCGGGGTTAACCCGGTTATCCGCAGAAGATATGATGATTGTGCTTTTCTGCTGTCTGAACACAATCATCGCTTATGGTGCTTTTGCTCAGGCACTGCGCTACTGGGAAACTGTTCAGGTCAGTTCAGTGATTGCGATGACTCCCGTGGTTACATTTTTGATGATTGGCCTTTGTGTTTTCATGAACTGGTGGCCGGATGTGATTCATGCAGCATCTGCAGACTGGCTGAGCCTTGCAGGAATGGCAATGGTGGTTTTGTCTGCAATCAGTATTCAGGTGCTGAGTAAGGTCAACGCGAAGCGAAAAGCAATTGCACAAGAGACTGACAATATGGCCGGGGCGTCCGCAGCGTAG
- a CDS encoding LysR family transcriptional regulator: MLSAELQHLDMKSLMGLLYLLEERNVGRAANRLFLSQSAMSRLLQRLRDAFHDPLFIRTSKGMIPTAKATALERPIRVMIENMAGLTSPQRFSPENTDRTFRLQTTHYQAQAYVPFIASQFYQHARHASLETSTVTETSLLHTTDNHADVVLCSEYIQLPGSYERQLLGHEKFGCIMSATHPLAQQSSITLDDYLNYHHILVNIGGSSRIYMNDALAERVRERHFTFRTPYFLAALATVGRTDLLLSSSRLLAERFQEQFNLVIHDLPFEFPDPRYYICWPKAMAEDPGGRWFRHLCGDVVRNNIPYPSSDDKTE, from the coding sequence ATGTTATCAGCGGAGTTACAACACTTAGATATGAAATCATTGATGGGGCTGCTCTATCTGCTGGAAGAAAGAAACGTCGGGCGGGCAGCAAACCGGCTGTTTCTCAGCCAGTCCGCCATGAGCCGGTTACTGCAGCGACTCCGTGACGCATTTCATGATCCGCTATTTATCCGGACATCAAAAGGCATGATCCCGACCGCCAAAGCAACAGCTCTGGAACGTCCCATCCGGGTGATGATCGAAAATATGGCCGGTCTGACCTCACCTCAGCGTTTTTCTCCGGAAAACACAGACCGGACTTTTCGTCTGCAAACCACACACTACCAGGCACAGGCTTACGTCCCTTTTATCGCATCTCAGTTTTATCAGCATGCGAGACATGCGTCACTTGAAACCAGTACAGTGACAGAAACCAGCCTGCTGCACACCACAGATAATCATGCCGATGTGGTGTTATGCAGTGAATATATTCAGTTACCGGGCTCTTATGAACGCCAGTTACTGGGGCATGAAAAGTTTGGCTGTATTATGTCGGCCACCCACCCGCTGGCACAACAATCTTCGATTACACTGGATGACTATCTGAATTATCACCATATTCTGGTCAATATCGGCGGCAGCTCGCGGATTTACATGAATGATGCCCTTGCCGAGCGGGTCCGGGAGCGTCATTTTACTTTCCGGACCCCTTATTTTCTGGCAGCACTGGCAACGGTCGGAAGAACGGACCTGCTGCTGAGTTCCAGCCGGTTACTTGCAGAGCGGTTTCAGGAACAATTTAATCTGGTCATCCATGATCTGCCCTTTGAATTTCCCGACCCACGCTATTACATCTGCTGGCCAAAAGCCATGGCCGAAGATCCCGGCGGACGCTGGTTCCGTCACTTGTGTGGTGATGTTGTCCGGAATAACATACCCTATCCGTCATCTGACGATAAAACTGAGTGA